From Chaetodon auriga isolate fChaAug3 chromosome 10, fChaAug3.hap1, whole genome shotgun sequence, a single genomic window includes:
- the klhl21 gene encoding kelch-like protein 21 has protein sequence MEKPVLQTQPSTLPFFDTAHAFNLLRGIHELRAERKFFDVTLCAEGREFHCHRTVLAAASTYFRAMFAGTLRESVMDRVVLHEVSAELLGLLVDFCYTGRVTVTQDNVDVLLKTADLFQFPSVKEACCAFLEQRLDVSNCLEIQDFAEAYACRELAASARRYVLKNIMELAKGTDFERLPWKRLLEFVSDDELCVDKEETVYQIAVRWVKADLQRRLHYWPELLQQVRLPFVRRFFLLAHVESDPLVYLSPTCLRMVNEARSFQSCEYDRHDRPCHRMRPRPSTGLAEILVVVGGCDQDCDELVTVDCYNPQTGQWRYLAEFPDHLGGGYSIAALGNDMYVSGGSDGSRLYDGVWRYNSSVNEWTEVSPMLKAREYHSSCVLKGQLYVVASDSTERYDHALDCWEALPPMLHPMDNCSTTTCSGRLYAIGSLTGEDTMAIQSYDADTNRWAMVSCGQLPPWSFTPKTVTLKSLIYFVRDDSAEVDVYNPQKNEWDKISPMTQVHVGGSVAVLGGKLYVSGGYDNTFELSDVVEAYDPATRTWTLAGRLPQPTFWHGSVSIFRQFMPLVSSAFEATDVPESNAIHLHRHQRHQALHNLNNNLNQNQNQDVNPAH, from the exons ATGGAAAAGCCAGTCTTGCAGACACAACCGTCCACCCTGCCTTTTTTCGACACGGCCCATGCCTTCAACCTGCTGCGGGGAATCCACGAGCTCCGCGCCGAACGCAAGTTTTTCGATGTGACTTTGTGTGCAGAGGGCCGCGAGTTCCACTGTCACCGCACAGTGTTGGCCGCTGCCAGTACCTACTTCCGGGCTATGTTCGCGGGAACCTTAAGGGAGAGTGTTATGGACCGGGTGGTTCTACACGAGGTGTCAGCTGAGCTTTTAGGCCTGCTGGTGGACTTCTGCTACACGGGACGGGTCACCGTCACTCAGGATAACGTGGACGTCCTTCTGAAGACGGCCGATCTGTTCCAGTTCCCGTCCGTCAAAGAGGCCTGCTGCGCTTTTCTGGAGCAGCGGCTGGATGTGTCCAACTGCTTAGAGATCCAGGACTTCGCAGAGGCCTACGCCTGCAGAGAGCTAgcggccagcgctcgccgctaTGTCCTAAAAAACATAATGGAGCTGGCCAAGGGGACGGACTTTGAGCGGCTGCCTTGGAAACGCCTCCTGGAGTTTGTGTCAGACGATGAGCTTTGCGTGGACAAGGAGGAGACGGTTTACCAAATTGCGGTGCGCTGGGTGAAGGCCGATCTCCAGCGGAGGCTGCACTACTGGCCCgagctcctccagcaggtccGACTCCCCTTCGTCCGGAGGTTCTTTCTGTTGGCGCACGTGGAGAGCGACCCGCTTGTCTACCTTTCGCCCACCTGCCTCCGCATGGTGAACGAAGCTCGCAGCTTCCAGTCCTGTGAGTACGACCGCCACGACAGGCCCTGCCACCGTATGCGGCCACGGCCATCAACAGGATTGGCAGAAatcctggtggtggtgggaggcTGCGACCAGGACTGCGATGAGCTGGTCACAGTGGACTGTTACAACCCGCAGACCGGACAGTGGCGCTACCTGGCTGAGTTCCCTGACCACCTCGGCGGAGGCTACAGCATTGCTGCCCTCGGGAATGATATGTATGTCTCAG gcGGCTCTGACGGCTCTCGCCTCTATGACGGCGTGTGGCGCTACAACTCCAGTGTCAACGAGTGGACCGAGGTGTCGCCCATGCTGAAGGCCCGCGAGTACCACAGCTCCTGCGTGCTGAAAGGTCAGCTGTACGTGGTGGCGTCGGACAGCACCGAGCGCTACGATCACGCCCTGGACTGCTGGGAGGCCCTACCGCCCATGCTGCACCCCATGGACAactgctccaccaccacctgcaGCGGGCGCCTGTACGCCATAGGCTCTCTGACCGGGGAGGACACCATGGCCATCCAGAGCTACGATGCAGACACCAACCGCTGGGCCATGGTCAGCTGTGGGCAGCTGCCCCCGTGGTCGTTCACGCCGAAAACCGTGACCCTCAAAAGCCTCATTTACTTTGTCAG GGATGACTCAGCGGAGGTTGATGTTTATAATCCTCAAAAGAACGAGTGGGACAAGATTAGTCCGATGACCCAG GTCCATGTTGGAGGCAGCGTGGCGGTCCTGGGCGGTAAATTATACGTGTCTGGTGGTTACGACAACACGTTTGAGCTGTCAGATGTGGTGGAGGCCTACGACCCCGCCACCCGCACGTGGACTCTGGCTGGACGACTACCTCAGCCGACCTTCTGGCACGGCAGCGTCAGCATATTCCGCCAGTTCATGCCCCTGGTGTCCAGCGCGTTCGAAGCTACTGACGTACCCGAGTCCAACGCCATCCACCTGCACCGGCACCAGCGTCACCAAGCGCTCCACAACCTCAACAACAATCTCAACCAAAACCAGAACCAGGATGTGAACCCAGCGCACTGA
- the zbtb48 gene encoding zinc finger and BTB domain-containing protein 48 encodes MPAAESNHAQRVLSTLNQQRAVGRFCDAVLNVGGGVVYLAHRNILACFSELFQQSNMPAASCMEFCLQECPKDGLELLLNFVYTGELKLDPDNLDKVEHAAASLCVPEALALCRQFKEASEDPAPFKRKRGRPRKSTSDTACPVKEENLSTVTKDESIFDLATANFSMAATTTTRSGRVVKGPRRLVTDESPTTDFPAPEKSSKRPPPIPTQRESGDVVENQSPDQPPGETEGAELQIGSNDNGVSQVIEGVEEDDDGGDLEGITEDTDEEYVPIAEPSSSSPSSSTARRRKAVCKTDKKENGEAVEGESKKDSVQCPICDKSFKSKYYLKVHNRRHTGERPFGCLKCGKRYFRKENLLIHEIRDCARVQTYTCLTCSSTFNGKEELRLHVVSHTGDMPHKCSTCAEQFMHKKNLTIHMMKVHGYPKPHACPQCPKTFLTRTELRVHEAAKHRGEKPFVCEECGHRASSRNGLQMHIKAIHRNERPFVCNLCGHAFSQKNNLNMHLRIHSGERPYQCHLCGKTFRTQASLDKHNRTHTGERPFSCDVCEQRFTEKGALVRHKASKHEEGRPHCCHICGKTFKAKEQLRVHLRRHKGMRKFECIDCGYKFTRQAHLRRHIQIHKRTENYNPRQRKLRNVIVQDVDRSPTENEATEAVEASLIAEETDYGPETTVVQESAHPEPDSGPGLGSSCIVRVVIESSAAAMEEVASDQNLGHVEAAESFSVPEVLQQSQLVTEAYESSMDMEGIVENVSESKT; translated from the exons atgcctgcagcagagagcaacCATGCACAGCGTGTCCTGTCCACCctgaaccagcagagggcagtagGGAGGTTTTGTGATGCAGTCTTGAACGTGGGTGGTGGGGTGGTCTACCTGGCCCATCGCAACATCCTCGCCTGTTTCAGTGAACTCTTCCAACAGTCCAACATGCCCGCTGCCTCATGCATGGAGTTCTGCCTTCAGGAGTGCCCCAAAGATggcctggagctgctgctgaactttGTCTACACCGGAGAGCTGAAGCTGGATCCCGACAACCTGGACAAGGTGGAGCATGCAGCAGCCAGCCTGTGTGTGCCAGAAGCCCTCGCCCTCTGTCGGCAGTTCAAAGAAGCCTCTGAGGATCCTGCACCTTTCAAGCGGAAAAGAGGCCGACCTAGAAAGTCTACATCAGACACAGCTTGTCCAGTCAAGGAAGAGAACTTGAGTACGGTCACAAAAGATGAGTCCATCTTTGATCTCGCCACAGCCAATTTTAGCATggctgccaccaccaccacccgcTCTGGTCGTGTTGTGAAGGGTCCCAGGCGGCTGGTGACTGATGAAAGCCCCACCACTGATTTTCCAGCCCCTGAAAAATCCAGCAAGAGGCCTCCACCGATTCCTACGCAGAGGGAAAGTGGAGATGTTGTGGAGAACCAGAGCCCAGATCAGCCACCTGGTGAAACTGAG ggagctgagctgcagattgGCAGTAATGACAATGGTGTTAGCCAGGTAATCGAGGGAGTAGAAGAAGATGACGACGGGGGGGATTTAGAGGGGATCACTGAGGACACAGATGAGGAGTACGTGCCCATCGCCGAGCCCAGCTCCTCATCTCCATCCTCATCAACTGCAAGGAGGCGCAAAGCCGTCTGTAAAACAGACAAGAAGGAGAACGGCGAGGCTGTGGAAGGAGAGTCCAAGAAGGACTCTGTGCAGTGTCCCATCTGTGACAAATCCTTCAAGAGCAAATACTACCTCAAAGTCCACAACAG GCGGCATACAGGGGAGAGGCCCTTTGGCTGCCTGAAATGTGGAAAGAGGTACTTCAGGAAGGAGAATCTTTTGATACACGAGATCAGAGACTGTGCTCGAGTACAG ACGTACACCTGCCTGACGTGCTCCTCAACATTTAATGGAAAAGAAGAGCTTCGTCTGCACGTCGTCTCCCACACCGGAGACATGCCCCACAAG tgttcaACCTGTGCTGAACAGTTTATGCACAAGAAAAACTTGACGATTCACATGATGAAGGTTCACGGTTATCCCAAACCACACGCA TGTCCCCAGTGTCCCAAAACCTTCTTAACTCGGACAGAGCTGCGTGTGCACGAAGCAGCCAAACATCGAGGCGAAAAGCcgtttgtgtgtgaggagtgtggCCATCGAGCCTCCAGTCGAAACGGCTTGCAGATGCATATCAAAGCCATTCACAG AAACGAGCGCCCTTTTGTATGTAACCTGTGTGGCCATGCGTTCTCCCAGAAGAACAACCTAAACATGCATCTGCGCATACACAGCGGTGAGAGGCCGTACCAGTGTCACCTCTGCGGCAAAACCTTCAGGACGCAAG CCAGTCTAGATAAACACAACCGGACACACACCGGTGAGCGTCCTTTTAGCTGCGATGTTTGTGAGCAGCGCTTCACAGAGAAAGGCGCCCTCGTCCGCCACAAGGCCAGCAAGCACGAGGAAGGCCGTCCCCACTGCTGTCACATATGTGGCAAAACCTTCAAAG CGAAGGAGCAACTTCGTGTTCATCTGCGTCGCCATAAGGGCATGAGGAAGTTTGAGTGTATAGACTGCGGCTACAAGTTCACTCGGCAG GCACACTTGCGAAGACACATTCAAATCCACAAACGCACTGAGAACTACAACCCCCGGCAGAGGAAGCTGAGGAACGTGATAGTGCAGGACGTGGACAGAAGCCCTACTGAGAACGAAGCAACCGAAGCGGTTGAAGCCTCGCTGATCGCAGAGGAGACAGATTACGGCCCAGAGACCACCGTCGTCCAGGAATCCGCACACCCAGAGCCCGACTCCGGGCCTGGCCTCGGTTCGAGCTGCATAGTGAGGGTGGTGATCGAGTCGAGCGCCGCCGCGATGGAGGAGGTGGCGTCTGACCAGAACCTGGGACATGTCGAGGCAGCAGAGAGTTTCTCTGTGCCTGAAGTCTTGCAGCAGTCGCAGCTGGTCACTGAGGCCTACGAGTCCTCGATGGACATGGAGGGAATCGTTGAGAACGTGTCGGAGAGTAAGACCTGA